The following are encoded in a window of Halorarum salinum genomic DNA:
- a CDS encoding HNH endonuclease — translation METCPTCGEDFGSERAVKVHHAKGHGKSLVATEETCHTCGETFVDRRNRDRDSDHRFCSQECRIEWLESRTGEDHPNWSEHIRTACASCGEELARAPWRTERSERAFCDPDCLGAWRSENRSGTESPLYNTVAVDCEQCGTEILKPASRVDGRRHFCDIHCHGEWISKNKSGENGTNWQGGHDRYYGPNWNEQRREARERDDYGCQSCGMSNDEHRDEWGEDLHVHHITRFGAFDSYQKANRLNNLVTLCRSCHLGKWEGIPLRPDTRAAE, via the coding sequence ATGGAAACCTGCCCCACGTGTGGGGAGGACTTCGGGTCGGAGCGGGCCGTCAAGGTCCACCACGCGAAGGGCCACGGAAAAAGTCTCGTCGCGACCGAGGAGACATGTCACACCTGCGGTGAGACGTTCGTGGACCGGCGGAATCGAGACCGAGATTCCGACCATCGGTTCTGCTCGCAGGAGTGCCGTATCGAGTGGCTCGAATCCAGAACGGGTGAGGATCACCCAAATTGGTCAGAGCATATCCGGACGGCGTGCGCGTCCTGTGGAGAGGAACTCGCCCGCGCCCCTTGGCGGACGGAACGCTCGGAACGGGCGTTCTGCGACCCCGACTGTCTTGGGGCGTGGAGATCTGAGAACCGTTCGGGAACGGAGTCGCCGCTTTACAACACTGTCGCCGTCGACTGTGAACAGTGCGGAACGGAGATTCTCAAACCGGCTTCCCGCGTCGATGGACGTCGCCATTTCTGCGATATTCACTGCCATGGGGAGTGGATATCCAAGAACAAAAGCGGCGAAAACGGGACGAACTGGCAGGGCGGCCACGATCGGTACTACGGCCCGAACTGGAACGAACAGCGACGGGAGGCGCGCGAGCGTGACGACTACGGGTGTCAGTCATGTGGGATGTCGAACGACGAGCACCGAGACGAGTGGGGCGAGGACCTCCATGTCCACCATATCACACGCTTCGGGGCATTTGATTCCTACCAGAAGGCGAATCGACTCAACAATCTCGTCACGCTGTGTCGGTCGTGTCACCTCGGGAAGTGGGAAGGCATCCCACTCCGTCCCGACACCCGGGCAGCAGAATAG
- a CDS encoding HK97 gp10 family phage protein produces the protein MDIEFEWEQGQAPPDMKRALQQFENVLEDELGSAAERLIEEIHEDVEDLAPVDTGELRDSYEHEVEQILGAIIEARVYSDVEHAPYQEFMDIGTPHVGPALEKHKKTFEDEAESAWNTAVRRVS, from the coding sequence ATGGATATCGAGTTCGAGTGGGAGCAGGGCCAGGCCCCGCCCGACATGAAGCGAGCGCTCCAGCAGTTCGAGAACGTCCTCGAGGACGAACTCGGGAGCGCTGCCGAGCGCCTCATCGAGGAGATCCACGAGGACGTCGAGGACCTCGCGCCGGTCGATACGGGTGAGCTCCGCGACTCCTACGAGCACGAGGTCGAGCAGATCCTCGGCGCGATCATCGAGGCCCGCGTGTACTCCGACGTCGAGCACGCGCCCTACCAGGAGTTCATGGACATCGGAACGCCGCACGTCGGGCCCGCCCTCGAGAAGCACAAGAAGACGTTCGAGGACGAGGCCGAGTCGGCCTGGAACACAGCCGTCCGGAGGGTCTCGTGA
- a CDS encoding bacteriocin — protein MSTANVQIPETFGPKEFENSLPLTAQAALYNPVPDVREQALAQLRADSVFDPGAWERLDEATGVKKTDQNERLQELVADSTLVVDSWEQISDMVLDDQFVGSTVVDQLMAAGFDVSSSLNRYAYFNPLSNVRLEAEVGMNLRTQGEQDMPAFGLDGVPLPLHTVEYQIDAREYQNAVAYGEDFDDSVGTEARRALNRSESEMLWSGWGGEVETERGLVSVAGLDQDITQILQASGSTGWIGDAVGVMEDIDELHDTIESQTDVVDEDDVPLVSEVGARVLVPRAMWGEVQRQNYQDANGATDEPLIDRISRKYPYLNLMPAPRLDADSVIMLLDDPRYFQIVNAQGVTNTTWESDGGAALNARLVSSRTPFVRQQPDGINGIVRMTGINQ, from the coding sequence ATGAGCACTGCAAACGTTCAGATCCCGGAGACCTTCGGGCCCAAGGAGTTCGAGAACAGCCTTCCCCTCACCGCGCAGGCGGCACTGTACAACCCCGTTCCCGACGTCCGCGAACAGGCGCTCGCCCAGCTGCGCGCTGACTCGGTCTTCGACCCTGGCGCCTGGGAGCGCCTCGACGAGGCGACCGGCGTCAAGAAGACCGACCAGAACGAGCGGCTCCAGGAACTCGTCGCCGACTCAACGCTCGTCGTCGACTCGTGGGAGCAGATCTCCGACATGGTGCTCGACGACCAGTTCGTCGGGTCCACCGTCGTCGATCAGCTCATGGCTGCCGGCTTCGACGTCTCCTCGTCGCTGAACCGGTACGCGTACTTCAACCCGCTCTCGAACGTCCGCCTCGAGGCGGAAGTCGGCATGAACCTGCGGACGCAGGGCGAGCAGGACATGCCCGCGTTCGGCCTGGATGGCGTCCCGCTGCCGCTCCACACCGTGGAGTACCAGATCGACGCACGCGAGTACCAGAACGCCGTCGCGTACGGCGAGGACTTCGACGACTCGGTCGGGACGGAAGCGCGCCGTGCGCTCAACCGCTCCGAGTCCGAGATGCTCTGGAGCGGCTGGGGTGGCGAGGTCGAGACCGAGCGCGGACTCGTCAGCGTCGCCGGCCTCGATCAGGACATCACCCAGATCCTCCAGGCGTCCGGGTCGACCGGCTGGATCGGCGACGCCGTCGGCGTCATGGAGGACATCGACGAACTCCACGATACGATCGAGAGCCAGACGGACGTCGTCGACGAGGACGACGTCCCGCTCGTCTCCGAGGTCGGTGCGCGCGTCCTCGTCCCCCGCGCCATGTGGGGCGAGGTCCAGCGGCAGAACTACCAGGACGCCAACGGGGCGACCGACGAGCCGCTGATCGATCGGATCAGCCGGAAGTACCCGTACCTCAACCTCATGCCAGCGCCGCGGCTGGACGCCGACAGCGTCATCATGCTGCTGGACGACCCGCGGTACTTCCAGATCGTCAACGCCCAGGGCGTCACGAACACGACCTGGGAGTCCGACGGTGGCGCGGCGCTCAACGCCCGCCTCGTCTCCAGCCGGACGCCGTTCGTGCGCCAGCAGCCCGACGGGATCAACGGCATCGTCCGGATGACCGGCATCAACCAGTAG
- a CDS encoding anti-CBASS protein Acb1 family protein: protein MTDNPSDDHNQSTSSDVQEATGAATGEPPIDDEVMELVAAEKVDMAMRQILADQLGENVDAEGVPDYYDVFDWDVNPTATDYYAMALRNPYAFAVTFLPSMTAWRDAPRIVDDAESGEQDGQTQFERDLEDLEREQRLWHYAARADMLAGIGTFGVLVLEFDDVEQKDIGDGETSDGFASPVSGASSLQGLKPFSRESVDDVKLGGPGSSRWGKPVRYQIDLGDENDEEFGIERDGPDSMWVHHSRVIHVHSDQLLDDNMRGIPRQQPVYNNLVDIEKTLGSAGELAYRATAWGININISKDYQFQDGADEKLREHLARWQAGLENVLRTHGADDVQSLGGEDIDPGPVIDPNVEAISAQTGLPQSVLKGNETGERSTTQDLKEWYGKVQERREQFVTPTIVRAIVDRLIEYDILTPPSQGESAYSVEWDPLHEMSEKDEADVQHTRAQALSEWTGGMPEAVLTRQQQAEYIENGTLPSEFDEVPDDVQELEEEAAAAADARSVEEMTAGYGAESTAATDGGEVDDE from the coding sequence ATGACAGATAACCCATCCGACGACCACAACCAGAGCACGAGTAGCGACGTCCAGGAGGCCACCGGCGCCGCCACCGGCGAACCCCCGATCGACGACGAGGTGATGGAGCTCGTCGCCGCCGAGAAGGTCGACATGGCCATGCGGCAGATCCTCGCCGACCAGCTCGGAGAGAACGTCGACGCCGAGGGCGTCCCCGACTACTACGACGTCTTCGACTGGGACGTCAACCCGACGGCGACCGATTACTACGCGATGGCGCTGCGGAACCCGTACGCCTTCGCCGTCACGTTCCTCCCGTCGATGACCGCCTGGCGGGACGCTCCCCGCATCGTCGACGACGCCGAGTCGGGTGAGCAGGACGGCCAGACCCAGTTCGAGCGCGACCTCGAGGACCTCGAGCGGGAGCAGCGCCTCTGGCACTACGCGGCTCGGGCAGACATGCTCGCCGGCATCGGCACGTTCGGCGTGCTCGTCCTCGAGTTCGACGACGTCGAGCAGAAGGACATCGGCGACGGCGAGACGTCCGACGGGTTCGCCTCACCCGTCTCCGGCGCCAGCTCCCTCCAGGGGCTCAAGCCCTTCAGCCGGGAGTCCGTCGACGACGTCAAGCTCGGGGGGCCCGGGTCCAGCCGCTGGGGAAAACCCGTTCGCTACCAGATCGACCTCGGCGACGAGAACGACGAGGAGTTCGGCATCGAACGGGATGGCCCGGATTCGATGTGGGTCCACCACTCACGGGTGATCCACGTCCACTCCGATCAACTGCTCGACGACAACATGCGGGGCATCCCCCGCCAGCAGCCGGTCTACAACAACCTCGTCGATATCGAGAAGACGCTCGGCAGCGCCGGCGAACTCGCTTATCGGGCGACGGCGTGGGGCATCAACATCAACATCTCGAAAGACTACCAGTTCCAGGACGGTGCTGACGAGAAGCTGCGCGAGCACCTCGCCCGCTGGCAGGCCGGCCTCGAGAACGTCCTTCGGACCCACGGCGCCGACGACGTCCAGAGCCTCGGCGGCGAGGACATCGACCCGGGCCCGGTGATCGACCCGAACGTCGAGGCAATCAGCGCCCAGACTGGCCTCCCCCAGTCGGTGCTGAAGGGGAACGAAACGGGCGAGCGGTCGACGACACAGGACCTGAAAGAGTGGTACGGGAAGGTCCAGGAGCGCCGGGAGCAGTTCGTCACGCCGACGATCGTCCGCGCGATCGTCGACCGCCTCATCGAGTACGACATCCTCACCCCGCCCAGCCAGGGAGAGTCGGCCTACTCCGTCGAGTGGGATCCGCTCCACGAGATGTCGGAGAAGGACGAGGCGGACGTCCAGCACACTCGGGCCCAGGCGCTCAGCGAGTGGACGGGTGGGATGCCCGAGGCCGTCCTCACGCGCCAGCAGCAGGCCGAGTACATCGAGAACGGGACGCTCCCATCCGAGTTCGACGAGGTCCCGGACGACGTCCAGGAGCTCGAGGAGGAGGCCGCAGCCGCCGCAGACGCTCGGTCGGTTGAGGAGATGACCGCCGGCTACGGCGCCGAGTCGACCGCCGCGACTGACGGCGGCGAGGTGGACGATGAGTAG
- a CDS encoding HNH endonuclease signature motif containing protein, translating to MTGCSMCGLPAERPETHHDNEHRGDNSPDNLRDVHRRCHMHHHGNDRATDHRSAEGFGPRSPSTGPPTLS from the coding sequence ATGACGGGCTGCTCGATGTGCGGTCTCCCCGCCGAGCGCCCCGAGACCCACCACGACAACGAGCACCGGGGCGACAACTCCCCCGACAACCTTCGCGACGTCCACCGCCGCTGCCACATGCACCACCACGGAAACGACCGCGCGACCGACCACCGCAGTGCGGAGGGGTTCGGGCCGCGCTCGCCCTCGACAGGGCCGCCGACGCTGTCCTGA
- a CDS encoding glycosyltransferase: protein MLESLVYQFEVTMRVLNLVTSPDAEFFRLQVDAIRRHGIEQTTLGVADTLQHTKDEMDSRSVLDYLRFYSEALPHAVKGYDLVHANYGLTAPPALTQPYVPVVLTLWGSDLFGPFGKLSRWCARFADAVIVMSREMADALEVDCHVIPHGVDLQVFRPFPQRQARKVIGWEPSMKHVLFPYPKLSRVKDYPRALQITEAARECVDGPVKLQSVYGVPHERMPLYMNAADALLLTSRREGSPNSVKEAMACNLPVVATDVGDVHERLRDVDPSHVRRTDAGLVDALVDVLERGPVSDGRAAIRPLSVEAMGTRIRDVYRSVLGTRLARAPIRAP from the coding sequence ATGTTAGAAAGTCTGGTTTACCAATTCGAAGTCACGATGCGGGTGCTCAATCTCGTTACGAGCCCGGACGCGGAGTTCTTCCGACTCCAAGTCGACGCGATCCGCCGCCACGGTATCGAGCAGACGACGCTCGGCGTCGCCGACACCCTTCAGCACACCAAGGACGAGATGGATTCACGATCGGTACTTGACTATCTTCGATTCTACTCCGAGGCCCTCCCGCATGCCGTGAAGGGGTACGACCTCGTGCACGCCAATTACGGGTTGACAGCGCCGCCAGCGCTCACTCAGCCGTACGTGCCCGTCGTCCTGACGCTGTGGGGCTCGGACCTGTTCGGGCCGTTCGGAAAACTCAGTCGCTGGTGCGCTCGGTTCGCCGACGCCGTCATCGTAATGAGCCGCGAGATGGCCGACGCGCTCGAAGTCGACTGTCACGTCATCCCGCACGGGGTCGACCTGCAGGTGTTTCGTCCGTTTCCCCAACGGCAGGCGCGCAAGGTCATTGGATGGGAACCATCCATGAAGCACGTCTTGTTCCCCTATCCGAAACTGAGCAGGGTGAAAGACTACCCCCGGGCTCTGCAGATTACTGAGGCCGCCCGAGAGTGCGTCGACGGTCCAGTCAAACTGCAGTCAGTCTATGGCGTACCGCACGAACGGATGCCTCTCTATATGAACGCCGCCGATGCACTGCTCTTGACCTCCAGGCGGGAAGGGTCGCCCAACTCGGTGAAGGAGGCGATGGCCTGTAACCTGCCGGTGGTGGCGACCGACGTCGGCGACGTACACGAGCGGCTTCGTGACGTCGACCCGTCTCACGTTCGGCGGACGGACGCCGGCCTAGTGGACGCCCTGGTCGACGTGCTCGAACGCGGACCCGTGTCCGACGGGCGTGCTGCAATCCGGCCGCTCAGCGTGGAGGCGATGGGGACCCGGATTCGGGACGTCTACCGATCGGTCCTCGGAACGCGGCTCGCCCGCGCGCCGATACGGGCGCCGTAA
- a CDS encoding helix-turn-helix domain-containing protein, with the protein MTADISRDDVDDLPPSCKYVLDVLEREGELSRQKLLDRTGLPERTLDWALGTLNNRGYIFSAQDNEDLRVVLYNIQR; encoded by the coding sequence ATGACCGCCGACATCAGTCGCGACGACGTCGACGATCTCCCGCCCAGCTGCAAGTACGTGCTCGACGTCCTCGAGCGGGAGGGGGAGCTCTCGCGCCAGAAACTTCTGGACCGAACGGGCCTCCCCGAACGGACACTCGACTGGGCTCTGGGCACCCTCAATAATCGCGGGTACATCTTCAGCGCGCAAGATAACGAGGACCTCAGGGTGGTTCTCTACAATATTCAGAGATAG
- a CDS encoding ubiquitin-like small modifier protein 1: MGWKLFADLAEAAGTREPDVAVGDADTAGEALDALLDAHPALAERVLDGQGRLRDHVNLLRNGKNVGAEGLDTPIEPDDELALFPPVSGG; the protein is encoded by the coding sequence ATGGGATGGAAGCTGTTCGCAGACCTGGCCGAAGCGGCGGGCACCCGCGAACCGGACGTCGCGGTCGGCGACGCCGACACGGCCGGGGAGGCCCTCGACGCGCTTCTGGACGCCCACCCCGCGCTCGCCGAACGCGTGCTCGACGGCCAGGGTCGCCTCCGCGACCACGTCAACCTCCTGCGGAACGGGAAGAACGTCGGCGCCGAGGGGCTCGACACGCCGATCGAACCGGACGACGAACTGGCGCTGTTCCCGCCGGTCAGCGGCGGATAG
- a CDS encoding TrkA C-terminal domain-containing protein, with protein MNPPLQAGGAVPLPTAFELARVAGFAALSFLLAAVASLAYRWYVRESIPRGLATLVGVAAVAFYLNTLGLFGEVVGGTSPTDPFATRTVLVNVVSLVAAILAAPIGRRLGDRAVSDAVAVLGAERVEGDVSRLVRTLGRVRAVELPAEVDDIDGYDPVPTATKERIAGTTLLFPRRTDGSLRDLLVGRLKGEYGVSHVDVELDGEEITGLAVGRRVAGLGPTLGPGTCAVAVRADPPNGASPGDTVQVWTDAPNPERAAAAEVRATAGDVVTLAVDESDAQALNADGPYRLLTLPADPRADREFASLLRAADETMGVVSVGEGSSLEGTTVGEASGTVVAVREAGGSIEPVPSHARELRAGETLYVVARPEALRDLEARAVAAASPVERPGAQRS; from the coding sequence GTGAATCCACCCCTCCAGGCGGGAGGGGCGGTCCCGCTCCCGACGGCGTTCGAACTCGCCCGCGTGGCGGGTTTCGCGGCCCTCTCGTTCCTCCTCGCCGCCGTCGCCTCGCTCGCGTATCGGTGGTACGTCCGCGAGTCGATACCGCGGGGGTTGGCGACGCTGGTCGGGGTTGCCGCCGTGGCGTTCTACCTGAACACGCTCGGTCTGTTCGGGGAGGTCGTCGGCGGGACCAGTCCGACGGATCCGTTCGCGACGCGGACGGTGCTGGTCAACGTCGTGAGCCTCGTCGCGGCGATCCTCGCCGCGCCGATCGGTCGTCGACTCGGCGATCGGGCCGTCTCCGACGCGGTGGCCGTGCTGGGGGCAGAGCGCGTGGAGGGGGACGTGAGCCGACTCGTACGGACGCTGGGGCGGGTCCGCGCGGTCGAACTCCCCGCGGAGGTCGACGACATCGACGGGTACGACCCGGTCCCGACGGCGACGAAGGAGCGCATCGCCGGGACGACCCTCCTGTTCCCCCGTCGGACGGACGGATCGCTCCGGGACCTGCTCGTCGGCCGACTGAAGGGGGAGTACGGCGTCTCCCACGTGGACGTGGAACTGGACGGCGAGGAGATCACCGGGCTGGCCGTGGGTCGCCGCGTCGCCGGGCTCGGACCGACGCTCGGCCCGGGAACCTGCGCCGTCGCCGTCCGGGCGGACCCCCCGAACGGTGCGAGCCCCGGCGATACGGTGCAGGTCTGGACGGACGCTCCGAACCCGGAGCGCGCCGCGGCCGCCGAGGTCAGGGCGACCGCCGGCGACGTCGTGACGCTCGCGGTCGACGAGTCGGACGCGCAGGCGCTGAACGCCGACGGGCCGTACCGGCTCCTCACGCTTCCGGCGGACCCGCGGGCGGACAGGGAGTTCGCGTCGCTACTGCGTGCGGCCGACGAGACGATGGGCGTCGTCTCCGTGGGCGAGGGGAGTTCCCTCGAGGGGACGACCGTCGGCGAGGCGTCGGGGACCGTCGTCGCGGTCCGGGAGGCGGGAGGGTCGATCGAGCCGGTCCCGAGTCACGCACGCGAACTACGGGCGGGCGAGACGCTCTACGTCGTCGCCCGCCCGGAGGCGCTCCGCGACCTGGAGGCCCGGGCCGTCGCGGCGGCCTCCCCGGTCGAACGACCCGGGGCGCAACGCTCTTGA
- a CDS encoding potassium channel family protein, protein MPASSFPVQVLLGMYLGLLTGIIPALVAWGLGFLFKYFTGVTIPGFGVVVLSLAIAGVNGGLLALTDPTIAGSANGTALLVGIVVILMLSMYAHAKGDAMGASMPKRLSFRTLTERTISTDVVELVGGRGQVRVTVTGDVADLEGYPALPADLRESLGGFSDAFPAELPLAELESMVTARLRTKFDLADASVRLDERGRATVAAAPPVGNVSRRVPAGKRAVSFAGLVPTGLARGDEVRVVTDGGEFEGTVVAARSIVDDGGRGDGPDPRPAPGSGSDPGTATDGGTEEPIPAPASPTTTGGVGRVTVALEWSAATEALGAELRRLEVRSRGTRREFELVSLLRRAGRRFGRVSVRHGSVLDGRSLGEVAVRDEYGVAVLAVRTDGGWEVAPDDGVRPVGGDDLIAVGTRSDLERFLEEVGA, encoded by the coding sequence ATGCCGGCGTCCTCGTTCCCGGTACAGGTCCTTCTCGGGATGTATCTGGGTCTGCTCACGGGCATCATTCCGGCGCTCGTCGCGTGGGGGCTGGGGTTCCTCTTCAAGTACTTCACGGGGGTCACCATCCCCGGGTTCGGCGTGGTCGTCCTCTCGCTCGCCATCGCGGGGGTGAACGGGGGGCTGCTCGCGCTGACCGACCCGACGATCGCGGGATCGGCCAACGGAACCGCGCTGCTGGTCGGCATCGTCGTCATCCTGATGCTGTCCATGTACGCCCACGCCAAGGGCGACGCGATGGGCGCCTCGATGCCCAAGCGGCTCTCGTTCCGAACGCTCACCGAGCGGACGATCTCGACGGACGTGGTGGAACTCGTGGGCGGTCGCGGCCAGGTACGGGTGACCGTCACGGGCGACGTCGCGGACCTCGAGGGATACCCGGCGCTCCCGGCGGACCTCCGGGAGTCGCTCGGCGGGTTCTCCGACGCCTTCCCCGCGGAGCTGCCGCTCGCGGAACTGGAGTCGATGGTCACCGCCCGACTCCGGACGAAGTTCGACCTCGCGGACGCGAGCGTCCGTCTGGACGAGCGCGGTCGCGCGACCGTCGCCGCCGCGCCGCCGGTCGGGAACGTCTCGAGGCGGGTTCCGGCGGGCAAACGCGCCGTGTCGTTCGCGGGGCTCGTCCCGACCGGACTGGCCCGCGGCGACGAGGTGCGGGTCGTCACCGACGGCGGCGAGTTCGAGGGGACCGTCGTCGCCGCGCGGTCGATCGTGGACGACGGCGGCCGGGGTGACGGCCCGGACCCACGTCCGGCGCCGGGATCGGGATCTGACCCGGGCACGGCCACCGACGGCGGGACCGAGGAACCGATCCCGGCGCCGGCGTCGCCGACGACGACCGGGGGCGTCGGCCGCGTGACGGTCGCGCTCGAGTGGTCGGCGGCGACGGAGGCTCTCGGCGCGGAACTCCGCCGGCTGGAGGTCCGTTCGCGGGGGACCCGTCGGGAGTTCGAACTCGTGTCGTTGCTCCGCCGGGCGGGGCGGCGGTTCGGCCGCGTGAGCGTCCGTCACGGGAGCGTCCTCGACGGCCGCTCGCTGGGGGAAGTCGCCGTCCGTGACGAGTACGGCGTCGCGGTGCTGGCGGTCCGGACCGACGGCGGCTGGGAGGTCGCGCCGGACGACGGGGTTCGGCCCGTCGGCGGCGACGACCTCATCGCCGTGGGAACGCGCTCGGACCTGGAGCGGTTCCTCGAGGAGGTGGGCGCGTGA
- a CDS encoding NAD-binding protein, with the protein MATWRERLGGRIAVLLTGVAALLSVGVGILNITRTPQGPLVDVLPPGVVQTAGFTGALTGFLLLGSAYGLRRGYRGAWYSTMLLLPLSAAQGLLQASEYSYPLVGLSLLALPVVGLNRRRFDRRVEFSLTQWAAAAALVGAVGYGTAGSYALRDEFRNGSVETILDALYFTIVTASTVGYGDVTPETQLAKWFVISSLVLNVAAFAVALGALFTPAIEARLKTALGRMTDTDIELLERHVLVLGHGELTEPIIEELTDADVDFLLVTPDESVTRSLRERGVNVLTAEPTDEDALERARLADARAVVAATNSDAEDALAIITAWQLDPDVPIVAAATERENVVKLKRAGADSVISPATIGGHLLVESALETGDSEAVARELLDEDPRSEAAGRDATGGRADDGA; encoded by the coding sequence ATGGCGACCTGGCGGGAGCGACTCGGCGGCCGGATCGCGGTGCTTCTCACCGGGGTGGCCGCGCTCCTGTCGGTCGGCGTCGGCATCCTGAACATCACGAGGACCCCGCAGGGCCCGCTCGTGGACGTGCTCCCGCCGGGCGTCGTCCAGACGGCCGGGTTCACGGGGGCGCTCACGGGCTTTCTCCTGCTGGGGTCGGCGTACGGGCTTCGGAGGGGGTACCGGGGCGCGTGGTACTCCACGATGCTCCTCCTGCCGCTCTCGGCGGCCCAGGGGCTGTTGCAGGCGAGCGAGTACTCCTACCCGCTCGTCGGCCTCTCGCTTCTCGCGCTTCCGGTCGTCGGCCTGAACCGTCGCCGGTTCGACCGCCGGGTGGAGTTCAGCCTGACGCAGTGGGCCGCGGCCGCTGCGCTGGTCGGCGCGGTCGGGTACGGGACCGCCGGCTCGTACGCGCTCCGCGACGAGTTCCGGAACGGCTCCGTCGAGACCATCCTCGACGCGCTGTACTTCACCATCGTGACCGCCTCGACGGTCGGCTACGGGGACGTGACGCCGGAGACACAGCTGGCGAAGTGGTTCGTCATCTCCTCGCTCGTACTCAACGTGGCCGCCTTCGCCGTCGCGCTCGGGGCGCTGTTCACGCCGGCCATCGAAGCGCGACTCAAGACCGCACTCGGACGCATGACAGACACCGACATCGAACTCCTCGAACGGCACGTCCTCGTGCTCGGGCACGGGGAGCTGACGGAACCGATCATCGAAGAGCTGACCGACGCCGACGTCGACTTCCTCCTCGTCACGCCCGACGAGTCGGTGACGCGGTCGCTCCGCGAACGCGGGGTGAACGTCCTCACGGCCGAGCCGACCGACGAGGACGCGCTCGAACGGGCGAGGCTCGCGGACGCGCGGGCGGTCGTCGCCGCGACGAACAGCGACGCGGAGGACGCGCTGGCGATCATCACCGCATGGCAGCTCGATCCGGACGTGCCGATCGTCGCCGCCGCGACCGAGCGCGAGAACGTGGTCAAACTGAAGCGTGCGGGCGCGGACTCGGTCATCTCCCCGGCGACCATCGGGGGCCACCTCCTCGTCGAGTCGGCCCTCGAAACCGGGGACTCCGAGGCGGTCGCCCGCGAGTTGCTCGACGAGGACCCCCGGAGCGAGGCCGCGGGACGCGACGCGACGGGCGGGCGGGCGGACGACGGGGCCTGA